In Zonotrichia albicollis isolate bZonAlb1 chromosome 11, bZonAlb1.hap1, whole genome shotgun sequence, a single genomic region encodes these proteins:
- the TEX9 gene encoding testis-expressed protein 9 isoform X1, with protein MSAVGAARRGGDLPGVQRAAGSPQALAGPGALSGAWLAKEEQYKRLNAELEAKTEILVRQAEELMKGQQKILSQPVSAQTKSPEDDRHRDPHCPEVSSLTNSLAKVENKKKFPSVPTAQNRPYSASKGKRTTSSSKIRNVEVQSADGVAVLEDCIGFSLAKTISKVEERLKKGVLPDCQDDDIIPRVGNEMGAEAQIRFLKAKLRVMQEDLANIVFECRKKDDENQNLGTRLKDTEEENSRLQRTVSLQQSQIEKYKMLSQEANKKTEGLQQEVTALEKELESVKRAQKQGAATQSATEVRLNRALEEVEKYKVELNKLKQSNKDVANQELKMIEELKAENKKLQKQKGELITGFKKQLKLIDILKRQKMHIEAAKMLSFTEEEFMKALEWGNY; from the exons ATGTCGGCGGTCggcgcggcccggcggggcggggatTTGCCCGGG GTGCAGAGAGCGGCCGGCAGCCCCCAGGCGCTGGCGGGGCCCGGCGCGCTGAGCGGAGCATGGCTGGCCAAGGAGGAGCAGTACAA GCGACTGAATGCAGAATTAGAAGCCAAAACTGAAATACTGGTGCGTCAGGCTGAAGAACTaatg aaagGCCAACAGAAGATACTATCTCAGCCAGTTTCAGCACAGACTAAGTCACCTGAAGATGACAGACACAG agatCCTCACTGTCCTGAAGTTTCATCTCTTACAAATTCACTTGCAAAG GTagaaaacaagaagaaatttccttctgtgcccacagctcagAACAGACCATACTCTGCAAGTAAGGGGAAAAGAACAACTTCAAG tTCAAAAATAAGAAATGTGGAAGTACAAAGTGCTGATGGTGTTGCAGTACTGGAAGATTGCATAGGTTTTTCTTTAGCAAAAACAATTAGCAAAGTTGAAGAAAGACTAAAGAAAGGAGTCTTACCAGACTGTCAAGATGATGATATTATTCCAAGGGTTGGAAATGAGATGGGAGCAG AAGCTCAAATCAGATTTCTTAAAGCAAAGTTACGTGTGATGCAGGAAGACCTGGCAAATATAGTGTTTGAATGCAGGAAAAAG GatgatgaaaatcagaattTAGGAACTCGGCTCAAAGATACTGAAGAAGAAAACTCAAGACTGCAACGAACAGTCAGCCTGCAGCAGTCTCAGATTGAGAAGTACAAAATGTTGTCAcaagaagcaaacaaaaaaactgaagGGTTACAACAAGAGGTCACTGCACTAGAAAAG GAATTGGAGAGTGTAAAGCGTGCCCAAAAGCAGGGTGCAGCCACTCAGAGTGCAACTGAGGTGCGTTTAAACAGGGCCTTGGAAGAAGTGGAGAAGTACAAAGTGGAGCTGAATAAACTGAAGCAAAGCAACAAG GATGTAGCTAATCAAGAACTCAAAATGATCGAAGagttaaaagcagaaaacaagaaaCTGCAGAAACAAAAAGGAGAGCTGATTACAGGTTTTAAAAAGCAGTTAAAGTTAATTGATATTTTGAAGAGACAAAAG atgcaCATTGAAGCTGCCAAGATGCTTTCTTTTACCGAAGAGGAATTCATGAAAGCTCTTGAGTGGGGAAATTATTGA
- the TEX9 gene encoding testis-expressed protein 9 isoform X2 produces the protein MALPGAEGQRPRPGTPRLRQALGPDTRRLNAELEAKTEILVRQAEELMKGQQKILSQPVSAQTKSPEDDRHRDPHCPEVSSLTNSLAKVENKKKFPSVPTAQNRPYSASKGKRTTSSSKIRNVEVQSADGVAVLEDCIGFSLAKTISKVEERLKKGVLPDCQDDDIIPRVGNEMGAEAQIRFLKAKLRVMQEDLANIVFECRKKDDENQNLGTRLKDTEEENSRLQRTVSLQQSQIEKYKMLSQEANKKTEGLQQEVTALEKELESVKRAQKQGAATQSATEVRLNRALEEVEKYKVELNKLKQSNKDVANQELKMIEELKAENKKLQKQKGELITGFKKQLKLIDILKRQKMHIEAAKMLSFTEEEFMKALEWGNY, from the exons ATGGCACTGCCCGGGGCCGAGGGACAGCGCCCACGCCCCGGGACACCGCGCCTCAGGCAGGCTCTAGGCCCGGACACGAG GCGACTGAATGCAGAATTAGAAGCCAAAACTGAAATACTGGTGCGTCAGGCTGAAGAACTaatg aaagGCCAACAGAAGATACTATCTCAGCCAGTTTCAGCACAGACTAAGTCACCTGAAGATGACAGACACAG agatCCTCACTGTCCTGAAGTTTCATCTCTTACAAATTCACTTGCAAAG GTagaaaacaagaagaaatttccttctgtgcccacagctcagAACAGACCATACTCTGCAAGTAAGGGGAAAAGAACAACTTCAAG tTCAAAAATAAGAAATGTGGAAGTACAAAGTGCTGATGGTGTTGCAGTACTGGAAGATTGCATAGGTTTTTCTTTAGCAAAAACAATTAGCAAAGTTGAAGAAAGACTAAAGAAAGGAGTCTTACCAGACTGTCAAGATGATGATATTATTCCAAGGGTTGGAAATGAGATGGGAGCAG AAGCTCAAATCAGATTTCTTAAAGCAAAGTTACGTGTGATGCAGGAAGACCTGGCAAATATAGTGTTTGAATGCAGGAAAAAG GatgatgaaaatcagaattTAGGAACTCGGCTCAAAGATACTGAAGAAGAAAACTCAAGACTGCAACGAACAGTCAGCCTGCAGCAGTCTCAGATTGAGAAGTACAAAATGTTGTCAcaagaagcaaacaaaaaaactgaagGGTTACAACAAGAGGTCACTGCACTAGAAAAG GAATTGGAGAGTGTAAAGCGTGCCCAAAAGCAGGGTGCAGCCACTCAGAGTGCAACTGAGGTGCGTTTAAACAGGGCCTTGGAAGAAGTGGAGAAGTACAAAGTGGAGCTGAATAAACTGAAGCAAAGCAACAAG GATGTAGCTAATCAAGAACTCAAAATGATCGAAGagttaaaagcagaaaacaagaaaCTGCAGAAACAAAAAGGAGAGCTGATTACAGGTTTTAAAAAGCAGTTAAAGTTAATTGATATTTTGAAGAGACAAAAG atgcaCATTGAAGCTGCCAAGATGCTTTCTTTTACCGAAGAGGAATTCATGAAAGCTCTTGAGTGGGGAAATTATTGA
- the TEX9 gene encoding testis-expressed protein 9 isoform X3 — MKGQQKILSQPVSAQTKSPEDDRHRDPHCPEVSSLTNSLAKVENKKKFPSVPTAQNRPYSASKGKRTTSSSKIRNVEVQSADGVAVLEDCIGFSLAKTISKVEERLKKGVLPDCQDDDIIPRVGNEMGAEAQIRFLKAKLRVMQEDLANIVFECRKKDDENQNLGTRLKDTEEENSRLQRTVSLQQSQIEKYKMLSQEANKKTEGLQQEVTALEKELESVKRAQKQGAATQSATEVRLNRALEEVEKYKVELNKLKQSNKDVANQELKMIEELKAENKKLQKQKGELITGFKKQLKLIDILKRQKMHIEAAKMLSFTEEEFMKALEWGNY, encoded by the exons atg aaagGCCAACAGAAGATACTATCTCAGCCAGTTTCAGCACAGACTAAGTCACCTGAAGATGACAGACACAG agatCCTCACTGTCCTGAAGTTTCATCTCTTACAAATTCACTTGCAAAG GTagaaaacaagaagaaatttccttctgtgcccacagctcagAACAGACCATACTCTGCAAGTAAGGGGAAAAGAACAACTTCAAG tTCAAAAATAAGAAATGTGGAAGTACAAAGTGCTGATGGTGTTGCAGTACTGGAAGATTGCATAGGTTTTTCTTTAGCAAAAACAATTAGCAAAGTTGAAGAAAGACTAAAGAAAGGAGTCTTACCAGACTGTCAAGATGATGATATTATTCCAAGGGTTGGAAATGAGATGGGAGCAG AAGCTCAAATCAGATTTCTTAAAGCAAAGTTACGTGTGATGCAGGAAGACCTGGCAAATATAGTGTTTGAATGCAGGAAAAAG GatgatgaaaatcagaattTAGGAACTCGGCTCAAAGATACTGAAGAAGAAAACTCAAGACTGCAACGAACAGTCAGCCTGCAGCAGTCTCAGATTGAGAAGTACAAAATGTTGTCAcaagaagcaaacaaaaaaactgaagGGTTACAACAAGAGGTCACTGCACTAGAAAAG GAATTGGAGAGTGTAAAGCGTGCCCAAAAGCAGGGTGCAGCCACTCAGAGTGCAACTGAGGTGCGTTTAAACAGGGCCTTGGAAGAAGTGGAGAAGTACAAAGTGGAGCTGAATAAACTGAAGCAAAGCAACAAG GATGTAGCTAATCAAGAACTCAAAATGATCGAAGagttaaaagcagaaaacaagaaaCTGCAGAAACAAAAAGGAGAGCTGATTACAGGTTTTAAAAAGCAGTTAAAGTTAATTGATATTTTGAAGAGACAAAAG atgcaCATTGAAGCTGCCAAGATGCTTTCTTTTACCGAAGAGGAATTCATGAAAGCTCTTGAGTGGGGAAATTATTGA
- the TEX9 gene encoding testis-expressed protein 9 isoform X4, with product MRDPHCPEVSSLTNSLAKVENKKKFPSVPTAQNRPYSASKGKRTTSSSKIRNVEVQSADGVAVLEDCIGFSLAKTISKVEERLKKGVLPDCQDDDIIPRVGNEMGAEAQIRFLKAKLRVMQEDLANIVFECRKKDDENQNLGTRLKDTEEENSRLQRTVSLQQSQIEKYKMLSQEANKKTEGLQQEVTALEKELESVKRAQKQGAATQSATEVRLNRALEEVEKYKVELNKLKQSNKDVANQELKMIEELKAENKKLQKQKGELITGFKKQLKLIDILKRQKMHIEAAKMLSFTEEEFMKALEWGNY from the exons Atgag agatCCTCACTGTCCTGAAGTTTCATCTCTTACAAATTCACTTGCAAAG GTagaaaacaagaagaaatttccttctgtgcccacagctcagAACAGACCATACTCTGCAAGTAAGGGGAAAAGAACAACTTCAAG tTCAAAAATAAGAAATGTGGAAGTACAAAGTGCTGATGGTGTTGCAGTACTGGAAGATTGCATAGGTTTTTCTTTAGCAAAAACAATTAGCAAAGTTGAAGAAAGACTAAAGAAAGGAGTCTTACCAGACTGTCAAGATGATGATATTATTCCAAGGGTTGGAAATGAGATGGGAGCAG AAGCTCAAATCAGATTTCTTAAAGCAAAGTTACGTGTGATGCAGGAAGACCTGGCAAATATAGTGTTTGAATGCAGGAAAAAG GatgatgaaaatcagaattTAGGAACTCGGCTCAAAGATACTGAAGAAGAAAACTCAAGACTGCAACGAACAGTCAGCCTGCAGCAGTCTCAGATTGAGAAGTACAAAATGTTGTCAcaagaagcaaacaaaaaaactgaagGGTTACAACAAGAGGTCACTGCACTAGAAAAG GAATTGGAGAGTGTAAAGCGTGCCCAAAAGCAGGGTGCAGCCACTCAGAGTGCAACTGAGGTGCGTTTAAACAGGGCCTTGGAAGAAGTGGAGAAGTACAAAGTGGAGCTGAATAAACTGAAGCAAAGCAACAAG GATGTAGCTAATCAAGAACTCAAAATGATCGAAGagttaaaagcagaaaacaagaaaCTGCAGAAACAAAAAGGAGAGCTGATTACAGGTTTTAAAAAGCAGTTAAAGTTAATTGATATTTTGAAGAGACAAAAG atgcaCATTGAAGCTGCCAAGATGCTTTCTTTTACCGAAGAGGAATTCATGAAAGCTCTTGAGTGGGGAAATTATTGA